The Phormidium yuhuli AB48 DNA window GAGCCTGTTGGCGGGCAACAATCAGCTCATCGGGATAGTCTGCATGGATGACAGCGATGGCAAAGGCGCCCTGTAAGCGATTCACCGCCTGGCGCACGGCTTCGAGAAAGGGGGAAGAGGTGACAGTCGCCGGGGCAGCTGGCTCAGGAACCTTGAGGCATTCAGCAATCAGATGGGGAATGACCTCGGTATCTGTATCGGACTTAAACAGATGGCCTTTAGCCTGTAAGTCCGCTCGCAGTTCCCGATAGTTTTCGATAATGCCATTTTGAACTACAGCAATGCGCCCGGAGACATCCAGGTGGGGATGAGCGTTATATTCTTCGGGTTTCCCATGAGTCGCCCAGCGGGTATGACCAATGCCCAGTTGCGCTGGGTTCTCCTCTCCGTCGAGTTTGCGGCGCAGGTTGTGGAGTTTTCCTTTAGCCCGGACGCAGTTAACCTGATGGTCGTTAACCGTAGCGATTCCCGCCGAGTCATAGCCTCGATATTCCAGTTTTTCCAAGCCAGCCAACAAGATCTCGCTGGCAGGCTGCATTCCGATATAGCCGACGATTCCACACATATACGCTCACTCCTGACGAACCCGTTGATCAACCGGACTTGGCTTATGAACTTAGCAAAACTTGAGACCTTTTGACAGGCAACCCACTCGCCCCTCCGGATAGTCTGGGAGAACTCCGTTATATCCCCAGCAAAAAAGGGGTGCGATCGCACCCCCGTTTAGACGAATGGAAGATCACATTAAACAGATGTTCAATGGATGTTCGTTAGTAAGCTAGACCCATGCTGCGGCTGGTTTCCGCACCAAGATAGACTCGGACGCTCAAGAAGTCTGTCGGGCAAGCCGTTTCACAACGTTTGCAACCGATGCAGTCTTCCGTACGGGGAGAGGTTGCGATTTGGCCAGCTTTACAGCCATCCCAAGGCACCATTTCCAACACGTCTAGGGGACAAGCACGGACGCACTGAGTGCAGCCGATGCAGGTGTCATAGATTTTTACCGAATGAGACATTGAAGATTACTCCAAACGAATGCTCTGCGACTGGTTTTTGATTATTGTCGGATTGGCAAAATGAAAAATTCTGTCAATCAGCGACCTTTGGATTATGGGCTAGTCTATCGTGTCACTTGAGCTGGGATGACAAAATGCAGCAAAACTTTAACAAACTTGACATTTCGGAAGTCCCAAGCAAAACAGTTACAGCCCTTTCTCCATCAGGCTTGTGAGGGATTACAACCCCAATTTTGCCAAGACCGGACGAGTTGATACCATATGGCGATCTAACCCCAGCATCTTGGGATCAATCCCGAGAGCTAGAGCGATCAGTTGGGGCAAATGTAGTACCGGTAAGCCAAGTTTCCGGCCCATGACCGTTTCCACATCCGGCTGTCGGGAGTCCAAATTGAGATGGCAGAGGGGACAAGGGGTTACCATACAATCTGCTCCCGCGTCAAGAGCGGCTTGTAAATGAGTGCCCGCCATCTGGAAGGACTGTTCCGTGGCGTAGCTGGAGAGGGGCCAGCCACAGCATTGAGTGCGTCCTCCATACTCAATGGGGGTAGCGCCGAGGGTGCGAAAGACGTTTTCCATCGATTGGGGGTTATGGGGGTCATCGTAGGGGAGATGACTCTGGGCGCGAAGGATGTAGCAGCCATAGAAGGCCGCACATTTGAGACCCCTGAGCTGGCGTGTAACCCGCTGTTGCAGTGCCTCAAGACCATAATCCCCCACGATCGCCCAGAGGAGATGTTTAACCTCCGTTGCGCCCCGGTAGGGGGAACAGTGATCTTGACTGAGGAGAGTGTTGATTTGCTCAACATACTCAGGGCGATCAGACTGAGCGGTCTTTAAACGTTCATCCACCCGTCCAATCACCCCCTGACAGGTACTGCAATGGGTGAGCAAAGGCAGGTTCAGTTCTTCAGCCAGGGCGATATTGCGAGCATTCACCGTATCTTCAAGCAGGGCCGATTCTTCTTTAAACGTCCCCGAACCGCAACAGGCGGCCCGTTTAAGTTCAATCAGTTCAATATCAAGGGCTTGCGTCAACGCCGCCGTAGACTCGTACAGTTCACGACAGGCTCCCTGAGCTACACAACCAGGGAAATAAGCATATTTAAGCATGACAGTTGCCGGGTAAGCGTTCTCCTCCCCCATTGTCCCTAATTGCTGGCCCAAGCGCACCGTCGGCGATCGCATTTGCGCCAACAACCTTGCCCCTACTTAAACCGACGTTCCCAAAGCAAATTCAGGGGATAATAAATCACCGGCGACCATAAACTATTTAACACCGCCGAACCGAGGGCAACCTGCTGATAATAGCGCCAAATTTCCTCAAAACTCCAAAACGGTGTCCCATCGGGCAAACGCCAACCATAGAGACTAAACTGGATGGCACGAACCGTTTCCCCCACCACCGTCATCCCAAAAACAATCAACAAGACTGAGATGATATCGTCCTGAACCACCTGTTCTCGTTGTAGGCGAGCCGTGAGGATGCCCACTATTCCCAAACTAATAGCATGAGTTGGGACCCCAGCACTCATACCATCTTGTAACAGCCCCAGAGCCACACCTGCCACAGCCCCTTCCCACATGGAGCGTTTAATACTCCAGGCCACCACCCAAACTAACAACCAATTCGGGGCGATTCCCAACAACTCCATTCCGGGAAAACGAGCCGGGAGTAGGAGAAGACAGGGCAACACCGACAAAACCGTCAGCGTCCAGGATAGTAGACGCTGACGGATGGCTTGCCAACCCACTGGGGGAGGTGGCGTCAAGCCCGTAGCACGAACCGGGCGTAGGTCAGGCTGCATAAGCGCAGGAAAGTCATTAGTCGATTTGAAGGTTCTCGCCAAGGGGATCAATCGGTTCTGCGGACTCCGTGGGTAGGGGAACAGAGGGTTTCGGATAAACCATCACCCATTCTAGAGAACTGAGGGGAGCGGAGATTTCAATCTCCACCTGGGGGGCTGGACTGGCGTTTAAATTCACCGCCACAACCGTTCCGATGGGTAAGCCAGAGGTAAACCGCTGACTATAGGGAGATGAGAGAATTGCATCTCCTTCCTCAACATCGGGAACTTTTTCAAAAAATTCTACGACTGCCCGATCAGAGCCTTTCCCTCGTAAGACTCCCATTTCTCGGGAGCGGCCCACGGTCACCCCCAGAGAACTACTCGGATCACTGATGAGCAAGACACGACTCGTTTCATCAGTAACACTGACAATACGCCCCACAATGCCGCCTGGAGCCATCACAATATCATCCACAGCCAGACCGCTTTTACGGCCACGACCCAGAAGAATCTGTTGCCACCAGCGGTCAGCACTGCGGCCAATGACTGGGGCAAAGGTTGGCTCTGGCTGGGCTTGTGGCTCGTAGGACAACAATTCTCGCAGTTGAAGGTTTTCTTGATTGACTTCAACTAAGCGCTGTTGGAGTTCAAGCACACGGGCGTTGACCAGTTCCTGCTCGCGAACTTCGTCTGTCTGAAAGGGGAGAGAGACCCGCTGATACAGCTCAAAGACGATCGCCCCATCCGTCTGACGAAAGACCCAAGCGGAGCCGATGGCCAATGTAGCCAACAGCCCCAGGGTTCGATAGCGTTGCCAGCAACGACGCAAGACGTACAATAGCTTCCTCCTGTGCTGTCCGTTGTTAATATGGGTGGCTTTAGAGCGATCGAGACTGACCTCGGAAGACCCGTTCGAGTTGTTTGAAATTCTCCAACACCCGTCCTGTTCCCAAGACCACGCAACTGAGAGGATCGGGTGCTACATGGGTAACAATCCCCGTCTCATGGCTGATGAGGGTGTCCAGTCCTCGCAGTAGGGCGCCCCCACCGGCCAACATGATACCGCGATCGATAATGTCTGCTGCCAGTTCCGGAGGTGTACGCTCCAGAGTCCGCTTAACGGCCTCGATAATCACCGACAAGGGTTCTGACATACTTTCACGGATTTCGGGACCTTTGATGGTCACGGTACGGGGTAGCCCGGATAGGAGGTGTAACCCTCGGACATCCATGATGATCTCGTCTTCCTGAGTGGGATAAGCCGAGGCCACCTGAATTTTAATTTCTTCGGCGGTTCTTTCCCCAATCACAAGGTTATGAACCTTTTTCATGTATTGGGTGATGGA harbors:
- the mreD gene encoding rod shape-determining protein MreD, giving the protein MQPDLRPVRATGLTPPPPVGWQAIRQRLLSWTLTVLSVLPCLLLLPARFPGMELLGIAPNWLLVWVVAWSIKRSMWEGAVAGVALGLLQDGMSAGVPTHAISLGIVGILTARLQREQVVQDDIISVLLIVFGMTVVGETVRAIQFSLYGWRLPDGTPFWSFEEIWRYYQQVALGSAVLNSLWSPVIYYPLNLLWERRFK
- the mreC gene encoding rod shape-determining protein MreC; its protein translation is MYVLRRCWQRYRTLGLLATLAIGSAWVFRQTDGAIVFELYQRVSLPFQTDEVREQELVNARVLELQQRLVEVNQENLQLRELLSYEPQAQPEPTFAPVIGRSADRWWQQILLGRGRKSGLAVDDIVMAPGGIVGRIVSVTDETSRVLLISDPSSSLGVTVGRSREMGVLRGKGSDRAVVEFFEKVPDVEEGDAILSSPYSQRFTSGLPIGTVVAVNLNASPAPQVEIEISAPLSSLEWVMVYPKPSVPLPTESAEPIDPLGENLQID
- a CDS encoding CoB--CoM heterodisulfide reductase iron-sulfur subunit B family protein yields the protein MLKYAYFPGCVAQGACRELYESTAALTQALDIELIELKRAACCGSGTFKEESALLEDTVNARNIALAEELNLPLLTHCSTCQGVIGRVDERLKTAQSDRPEYVEQINTLLSQDHCSPYRGATEVKHLLWAIVGDYGLEALQQRVTRQLRGLKCAAFYGCYILRAQSHLPYDDPHNPQSMENVFRTLGATPIEYGGRTQCCGWPLSSYATEQSFQMAGTHLQAALDAGADCMVTPCPLCHLNLDSRQPDVETVMGRKLGLPVLHLPQLIALALGIDPKMLGLDRHMVSTRPVLAKLGL
- the psaC gene encoding photosystem I iron-sulfur center protein PsaC, with the protein product MSHSVKIYDTCIGCTQCVRACPLDVLEMVPWDGCKAGQIATSPRTEDCIGCKRCETACPTDFLSVRVYLGAETSRSMGLAY